Proteins encoded within one genomic window of Setaria italica strain Yugu1 chromosome IV, Setaria_italica_v2.0, whole genome shotgun sequence:
- the LOC101755412 gene encoding phosphatidylcholine:diacylglycerol cholinephosphotransferase 1 — protein sequence MPPPSLTAARDPAAAAATTTTTTKRRRRSSSKEGAAAKVHLAPASGEGAASEKGAMGAAAAGGGEGTWGRCPEWCSAAGVAGVLRRHPLPALFACGLLLFMAVEYTIPMVRPGAPPLDLGFVATQGMHDAVAARPWLNSLLAALNTVFVAMQAGYILWAILVEQRPRAAVAALMMFTSRGVLGCATQLPLPAEFLGSGMDFPVGNVSFFLFFSGHVAGAVIAAADMRREGRVALARLYDALNVLQGVRLLACRGHYTIDLAVGVGAGILFDTIAGWYFDVMNGDGKNAHCRSCQCHKALLSH from the exons ATGCCGCCGCCCAGCCTCACCGCGGCGcgcgacccggccgccgccgcagccaccaccaccaccaccaccaagcgccgccgccgcagcagcagcaaggagGGCGCCGCGGCCAAGGTCCACCTGGCGCCCGCGAGCGGTGAGGGCGCGGCTTCCGAGAAGGGGGCgatgggcgcggcggcggcgggcggcggggaggggacgTGGGGGCGGTGCCCCGAGTGGTGctcggcggcgggcgtggcgggGGTCCTGCGGCGGCACCCGCTCCCGGCGCTCTTCGCGTGCGGCCTCCTGCTCTTCATGGCCGTCGAGTACACCATCCCCATGGTGAggccgggggcgccgccgctggaccTGGGATTCGTCGCCACCCAGGGCATGcacgacgccgtcgccgcgcggcCGTGGCTCAACtcgctcctcgccgcgctcaACACG GTGTTCGTCGCGATGCAGGCGGGGTACATCCTGTGGGCCATCCTCGTCGAGCAGCGTCCccgggccgccgtcgccgcgctcatGATGTTCACCAGCCGGGGCGTGCTCGGCTGCGCCACGCAGCTCCCGCTGCCGGCGGAGTTCCTGGGCTCTGGGATGGACTTCCCCGTGGGCAAcgtctccttcttcctcttcttctcgggCCACGTCGCCGGCGCGGTGATTGCGGCTGCCGACATGCGCCGCGAGGGGAGGGTCGCGCTGGCACGGCTCTACGACGCGCTCAACGTGCTCCAGGGGGTCAGGCTGCTCGCGTGCAGGGGACACTACACCATCGacctcgccgtcggcgtcggggCCGGGATCCTCTTCGACACGATCGCCGGGTGGTACTTCGACGTCATGAACGGCGACGGCAAGAACGCGCACTGCCGCAGCTGCCAGTGCCACAAGGCTCTCCTCTCGCACTAG